From a region of the Halomonas sp. HL-93 genome:
- a CDS encoding class I SAM-dependent DNA methyltransferase — MSVNALYTDLSGYYDLMCADIDYHAQSNAIRRLHQLFGNEGSRHLDLACGTGPHVRHFMDFGYASRGLDINQPMLDMAASRCPEAQFTLQDMSAFEVSEPLDLITCFLYSIHYNDGIEKLKACIASAHRALTTGGVFYFNGVDKQQIDNDLFVKHTAKRADDTFTFRSGWHYSGQGEKQSLRLSIEKTNAAATQVWNDEHTMVAVSFAQLVTLLEPYFEVHIFEHNYDKIIPWDTTSGNAIFVCVKK, encoded by the coding sequence ATGTCCGTCAATGCACTCTATACCGACCTTTCCGGCTACTACGATTTGATGTGCGCTGACATCGACTATCACGCCCAAAGCAACGCCATCCGGCGGCTGCACCAGCTTTTCGGTAATGAAGGCTCACGCCACCTTGACCTCGCCTGTGGCACTGGCCCCCACGTGCGCCATTTCATGGATTTTGGCTACGCCAGCCGCGGACTGGATATCAATCAACCAATGCTGGACATGGCTGCCAGCCGATGCCCGGAAGCTCAGTTCACCCTGCAAGACATGAGCGCATTCGAGGTTAGCGAACCGCTCGATTTAATCACCTGTTTTTTATACTCGATCCACTACAACGACGGTATTGAAAAGCTTAAAGCGTGCATTGCCAGCGCCCACCGCGCCTTAACAACGGGCGGCGTTTTCTACTTTAACGGGGTAGATAAGCAGCAGATCGATAACGACCTGTTTGTTAAGCACACCGCCAAGCGGGCAGACGATACGTTTACCTTCCGCTCCGGCTGGCACTACAGCGGCCAGGGTGAAAAACAGTCATTGAGATTGAGCATTGAAAAAACCAACGCCGCCGCCACGCAGGTTTGGAACGATGAACACACCATGGTGGCAGTGAGCTTTGCGCAGTTAGTTACGCTTTTAGAACCCTACTTCGAGGTTCATATATTCGAACACAATTACGACAAAATCATTCCCTGGGACACTACCTCCGGAAACGCTATTTTTGTCTGTGTGAAGAAATAG
- a CDS encoding YrhK family protein, whose amino-acid sequence MVMTLRQQLPNLLGILSSLCFFFGSFLFLPMFAVYATLGVWCFIAGSLIMFIIYLINIKNRQ is encoded by the coding sequence ATGGTAATGACGCTGCGCCAACAGCTCCCTAACCTGCTAGGCATCTTGTCCAGCTTGTGCTTTTTCTTCGGTAGTTTCCTGTTCCTGCCAATGTTTGCGGTCTACGCAACACTCGGCGTCTGGTGCTTTATAGCGGGGTCGTTGATCATGTTTATTATTTATCTAATAAATATAAAAAACAGACAATAA
- a CDS encoding carboxymuconolactone decarboxylase family protein encodes MLQRLSPESVYRLCPRLPKHLHALGKVASDSAVHKTIIHLVNLRVSQINHCCYCQHMHSQEARDDGERQARLDVLPAWREAPCFNEEERAALAWAEALTLISQEMVSDDDYQNAITAFGEQGMMELTSVILEMNSWNRISVSFQFTPEIN; translated from the coding sequence ATGCTGCAACGCCTATCCCCTGAATCCGTTTACCGTCTGTGCCCTCGCCTACCTAAGCATCTTCATGCCTTAGGCAAAGTCGCGTCAGATTCAGCCGTTCATAAAACGATAATTCACCTGGTTAACTTACGCGTTTCACAAATCAATCACTGTTGTTACTGCCAGCATATGCACAGCCAAGAGGCCCGAGACGATGGCGAACGCCAGGCGCGCCTGGACGTATTACCCGCCTGGCGAGAAGCACCTTGCTTTAATGAAGAAGAGCGTGCCGCGCTTGCCTGGGCAGAAGCCCTCACACTCATCAGCCAGGAAATGGTCAGCGATGACGACTATCAAAACGCAATAACCGCATTTGGCGAGCAAGGTATGATGGAACTCACCAGCGTCATACTGGAAATGAACAGCTGGAACCGGATATCGGTAAGTTTTCAGTTCACGCCGGAGATAAATTGA
- a CDS encoding helix-turn-helix domain-containing protein: protein MALFILPSNAACLNLQQRLPDERLRPWVQCLWSMAGQGSVVPLQTGKLYPDAGSSLTIKLASTQPIITFCFNKSTLVETFNPAETCLSIRFKAAGAFALLGLEPQQFSDTHHSLGIDDKPPWLDSLMPLVERLYQVNAAKGLALLEAWLLSQLECQSPSTSRTQNLVEEIGRLQLPPKQLMANLGFTRRTLERKLKKEVGVSPGHLVGYARMYNARQLLVNNPHLPLAEIGLQCGYFDQAHFSHAFHKFTYETPAAYRKRKLSQIYKA from the coding sequence ATGGCTTTATTTATCCTGCCCAGCAACGCCGCCTGTTTGAATTTGCAGCAGCGCTTACCCGACGAACGCCTTCGCCCTTGGGTGCAATGCCTTTGGTCTATGGCCGGGCAAGGCAGCGTTGTTCCACTCCAAACAGGAAAGCTCTATCCCGACGCCGGCTCCAGCCTTACAATCAAACTTGCCAGCACCCAGCCAATTATTACGTTTTGCTTTAATAAAAGCACCCTGGTTGAGACGTTTAACCCAGCGGAAACCTGTTTAAGCATTCGATTCAAAGCGGCAGGTGCCTTTGCTCTGCTGGGCTTGGAGCCACAACAGTTTTCAGATACCCATCACTCATTGGGCATTGATGATAAACCGCCCTGGTTGGATAGCCTGATGCCGCTGGTCGAGCGTCTTTACCAGGTTAATGCAGCCAAGGGCCTTGCCTTACTAGAGGCTTGGCTGCTTAGCCAGTTGGAATGCCAATCACCCAGCACTAGCCGTACTCAAAACCTGGTTGAAGAAATTGGCAGGCTACAACTGCCCCCGAAGCAGCTAATGGCCAACCTGGGATTTACTCGGCGCACGCTGGAACGCAAATTAAAGAAAGAAGTAGGCGTTTCACCCGGCCATTTAGTGGGTTATGCCCGAATGTATAATGCCCGCCAGCTGTTAGTTAACAATCCCCACCTTCCCCTCGCGGAAATAGGCCTACAGTGCGGCTACTTCGACCAAGCGCATTTTTCTCACGCCTTTCATAAATTCACCTATGAAACCCCAGCAGCTTATCGAAAGCGCAAATTGTCGCAAATTTACAAGGCGTGA
- a CDS encoding DUF4019 domain-containing protein: MPNILRFIISAALLSLSSHALANTDAAEAAALAWLEAIDNGNFEQAWEAASPILKAPLSQGMLARTIELVRRDFGKVSSRQRMRASRETSMPGAPSGDYIVFTFQTGFENNERRVETVTPHLEDGTWRVSGYYVE, encoded by the coding sequence ATGCCCAACATCTTGCGCTTTATCATTTCGGCGGCGCTGCTGTCTCTCAGCTCGCATGCCTTAGCCAATACCGACGCGGCGGAAGCTGCAGCGCTTGCCTGGTTAGAAGCGATCGATAACGGTAATTTCGAACAAGCCTGGGAAGCGGCGTCGCCGATATTAAAAGCGCCGCTGTCTCAAGGTATGCTGGCCCGCACCATTGAGCTTGTACGCCGGGATTTTGGCAAGGTGTCGTCTCGCCAGAGGATGCGTGCCAGCCGCGAAACGTCTATGCCCGGCGCGCCGAGTGGCGACTATATCGTGTTTACCTTTCAAACCGGCTTCGAGAATAACGAGCGTCGGGTTGAGACCGTTACCCCTCATCTTGAAGACGGTACCTGGCGGGTGAGCGGCTATTACGTGGAGTAG
- a CDS encoding NfeD family protein: MRSLSYKSPWLWLLLAGVLMLALSFTWQAMAQTSSRNALVMKVEGAIGPTTKDYLERGLRQAREQGSEVVVVELDTPGGLVDTTRDMIREMLNADIPVVMYVSPNGARAASAGTYLMYGSHVAAMSPSTHLGSATPVQMGGSGFPGSADEENEDADGQREGESGSAGSAMERKVMEDAVSFIRSLAERHDRNADWAEAAVREAVNLTASEALEQNVIDVVASDIDDLLRQIDGMSVVMERGDHTLETADLAIERFDPDWRTQMLSLITNPTIAYFLLIIGFYGLIFELSSPGSLFPGTIGVISLLLALFAFQMLPINYAGLALVLVGLALMVGEALMPSFGVLGAGGIAAFVLGSIMLMDAEYLPISLTLIGGVALVSGGLMLWTLTRFATLRKRPAHTGMEQLIGASAIALEDFETHGHVRLHGERWNAVSNVPIKQGDEVKVERLKGLTVFVSPP, from the coding sequence ATGCGAAGCCTTTCATACAAATCCCCTTGGCTGTGGCTATTGCTGGCAGGCGTGCTGATGCTGGCACTGTCGTTCACCTGGCAGGCCATGGCACAAACGTCATCGCGTAACGCCTTGGTTATGAAGGTTGAAGGTGCCATTGGCCCCACCACGAAAGATTATCTTGAGCGCGGCTTGCGCCAGGCCCGCGAGCAGGGCAGCGAAGTGGTCGTGGTTGAATTAGATACGCCTGGCGGCTTGGTTGATACGACCCGCGATATGATCCGTGAAATGCTCAATGCCGATATCCCGGTGGTAATGTATGTCTCCCCTAACGGTGCGCGGGCGGCAAGCGCGGGCACTTACCTGATGTACGGTAGCCACGTGGCGGCGATGTCGCCTTCTACGCATTTAGGCTCTGCCACGCCGGTGCAGATGGGTGGCTCTGGCTTTCCAGGCAGCGCTGATGAAGAAAACGAAGATGCCGATGGCCAGCGTGAAGGCGAGAGTGGCAGCGCAGGCAGCGCCATGGAACGCAAGGTTATGGAAGATGCGGTGAGCTTTATCCGCAGCCTGGCCGAGCGCCACGACCGCAACGCCGATTGGGCCGAAGCGGCGGTGCGCGAGGCGGTAAACCTCACCGCCAGTGAAGCGCTGGAGCAAAACGTTATCGACGTGGTGGCAAGCGATATCGATGACCTGCTGAGGCAAATTGACGGTATGAGCGTGGTCATGGAGCGCGGCGACCATACGCTTGAAACGGCTGACCTCGCCATTGAGCGCTTTGACCCGGATTGGCGCACCCAAATGCTCTCGCTGATTACCAATCCCACCATCGCTTACTTCTTGTTGATCATTGGCTTTTACGGGCTGATCTTCGAGCTTTCAAGTCCTGGAAGCCTATTCCCGGGCACTATCGGTGTTATTTCGTTGCTACTGGCGTTGTTTGCCTTTCAGATGCTACCGATCAATTATGCCGGCCTGGCTCTCGTCCTGGTGGGCTTGGCATTAATGGTGGGCGAGGCGCTAATGCCCAGCTTTGGTGTGCTGGGAGCGGGCGGTATTGCCGCCTTTGTACTGGGCTCGATCATGCTGATGGATGCCGAATATCTCCCCATTTCGCTAACGTTAATCGGTGGCGTGGCGCTGGTGTCCGGCGGGTTGATGTTGTGGACGCTGACGCGCTTTGCAACGCTGCGCAAACGTCCCGCACACACAGGGATGGAGCAGTTGATTGGCGCAAGTGCCATTGCCTTGGAAGACTTTGAGACTCACGGCCATGTGCGCCTGCACGGTGAGCGCTGGAATGCGGTGAGTAATGTACCGATCAAGCAAGGCGATGAGGTGAAAGTGGAGCGCCTTAAGGGCTTGACGGTCTTCGTGTCGCCCCCGTAG
- a CDS encoding slipin family protein, with product MLLSYLVPVVLVVLLVAASIRILPEYKRGVVFFLGRFQTVKGPGLVIVIPAIQKMQVVDLRVITMDVPEQDVISQDNVTVKVNAVLYFRVIDPEKAIIQVENYTQATSQLAQTTLRSVLGKHDLDEMLSERDKLNDDIQEIIDTQTDAWGIKVANVEIKHVDLDESMIRAIARQAEAERERRAKVIHAEGELQASKKLVEAANVMQENSAALQLRYLQTMSDMSNKNASTIFFPLPMDIMEAFKDMKAKHMPPTSGTKQDDA from the coding sequence ATGTTGCTTTCATATTTAGTCCCTGTCGTGCTGGTGGTGTTGCTGGTCGCTGCCTCCATTCGCATTTTGCCGGAATACAAACGCGGCGTGGTGTTCTTCCTGGGCCGTTTCCAGACGGTGAAGGGGCCTGGTCTGGTCATCGTGATCCCCGCCATTCAAAAGATGCAGGTGGTCGATCTGCGGGTGATCACCATGGATGTGCCCGAGCAGGATGTGATCTCTCAGGATAACGTCACGGTGAAGGTCAACGCCGTGCTTTACTTCCGCGTGATTGACCCGGAAAAAGCAATTATTCAGGTCGAGAATTACACCCAGGCGACCAGCCAACTGGCGCAGACCACGCTGCGTTCGGTGCTAGGCAAGCACGACCTGGATGAAATGCTCTCCGAGCGCGATAAGCTCAACGACGATATCCAGGAAATTATCGATACCCAAACCGATGCCTGGGGCATCAAGGTGGCGAATGTCGAGATCAAACACGTGGATCTGGATGAGAGCATGATTCGGGCGATTGCCCGCCAGGCCGAGGCAGAGCGCGAGCGGCGTGCCAAGGTGATTCACGCCGAAGGCGAACTACAGGCTTCCAAGAAGCTGGTTGAGGCAGCCAACGTGATGCAAGAAAACTCCGCCGCGTTGCAGCTACGCTACCTGCAAACCATGAGCGATATGAGCAACAAGAACGCCTCGACGATCTTCTTCCCGCTGCCCATGGACATCATGGAGGCCTTCAAGGATATGAAGGCTAAGCACATGCCGCCCACATCGGGCACAAAACAAGACGACGCGTAA
- a CDS encoding YqaA family protein, whose protein sequence is MAFASTRVKQWVVRLNHSRHMLWLLGILSFLETIILPIPIELVLIPLMAINKSRLWAIATAATVGCLTASLIGYGVGMVLFQSIGSWFIETMGMQNTYASFQDFFDQYGFVAILTLGILPIPFQVAMITAGLSGYPILLFALAALIARGIRYFGLAWLVYRFGSRVIHLWKRHAFITSLVAGLAVLAVALGMQALAGLVMS, encoded by the coding sequence ATGGCTTTTGCATCAACACGCGTTAAGCAATGGGTGGTTCGCTTAAACCATTCCCGGCATATGCTCTGGCTGCTGGGAATACTTTCCTTTCTGGAAACCATCATTCTGCCCATCCCCATTGAGCTGGTATTAATCCCGCTGATGGCAATCAATAAATCACGCCTTTGGGCAATCGCTACGGCGGCCACCGTCGGGTGCCTTACGGCATCGCTGATTGGCTATGGCGTTGGCATGGTGCTGTTTCAATCGATAGGTAGCTGGTTTATCGAGACCATGGGCATGCAGAACACTTACGCCTCGTTCCAAGACTTTTTTGACCAATATGGGTTTGTGGCTATTCTCACCCTGGGGATTTTGCCTATTCCCTTTCAGGTTGCGATGATTACCGCAGGGCTATCCGGCTACCCTATTCTTCTGTTTGCCCTCGCGGCCCTGATCGCGCGCGGCATTCGCTACTTCGGGCTGGCTTGGCTGGTCTACCGCTTTGGTAGCCGCGTCATCCACCTATGGAAGCGCCATGCCTTTATCACCAGCTTAGTGGCCGGTTTGGCAGTGCTTGCGGTGGCATTAGGCATGCAAGCACTGGCGGGCTTGGTGATGTCATAA
- a CDS encoding DUF1206 domain-containing protein: MASSSPDHHDAISAFARMGYASRGLVYVLVGGLAALAAFGQGGQAEGSRGALETVLSAPFGKVMLGIIAVGLLGYAMWRCIQAFKDPDQHGTSVKGVVIRSGLLVSAVTHILLAFFAASLIFRFLSSGSSGGSNGGSEGVASWLMQQPFGRWLVAAVGIAIIGAGIAHAFKGYKAKFDKHFAMPSRTQKWAYPICRFGLVVRGLVFVIVGSFFIIAAYRFDPNEAGGTAEALGTLRDQAYGQWLFGFVAIGLLAFGCYSLLAAIYRRVDPS, encoded by the coding sequence ATGGCAAGCAGCTCGCCCGACCACCACGACGCTATTAGCGCCTTTGCCCGCATGGGCTACGCTTCCCGCGGGTTAGTTTACGTTCTTGTTGGCGGCCTAGCGGCGCTCGCCGCTTTTGGTCAGGGTGGCCAGGCGGAAGGTAGCCGCGGCGCACTGGAAACGGTGCTGAGCGCCCCGTTCGGCAAGGTGATGTTGGGCATTATCGCCGTCGGCCTGCTCGGGTACGCCATGTGGCGCTGCATACAAGCCTTCAAAGACCCTGACCAGCACGGCACCAGCGTCAAAGGCGTGGTGATTCGCTCAGGCTTATTGGTCAGTGCCGTGACCCATATATTATTGGCATTTTTTGCCGCCAGCCTCATCTTCCGCTTTCTATCCTCGGGTTCTTCAGGAGGCTCCAACGGTGGGTCGGAAGGCGTTGCCAGTTGGCTTATGCAACAACCCTTTGGCCGCTGGTTGGTGGCTGCCGTAGGCATCGCCATCATCGGCGCGGGCATCGCCCACGCGTTTAAAGGCTACAAAGCCAAGTTTGACAAGCACTTCGCCATGCCCTCGCGAACCCAAAAATGGGCCTATCCGATATGTCGTTTCGGCCTGGTGGTCCGTGGGCTCGTATTTGTGATCGTGGGTAGCTTCTTTATCATCGCCGCCTATCGATTTGACCCCAACGAAGCAGGCGGAACGGCAGAGGCGTTAGGCACATTACGGGACCAAGCCTACGGGCAATGGCTGTTTGGGTTTGTTGCGATTGGCCTACTGGCGTTTGGTTGCTATAGCTTACTGGCGGCTATTTATCGCCGCGTCGACCCTTCCTAA
- a CDS encoding AraC family transcriptional regulator produces the protein MNPPSSPLFWRDKRMPHVELRKICDARQVCYAPHSHVHWSLGAVTTGRSTFSYQGTTYQISAGDLVMMNPHWVHACNPIENQPWAYLMLYVDTAWLSELRYQMGLLEAPCWQDIATAVITQPELFAQYCDMASCLLDERRAIEDKQVVLTGYLSRIMQILAQESPAAWPTSSDTLEQVAVYLRNNCTADISLESLCQQSGYSAGYLIRAFKHQYGLTPRAYLINQRIQLGQQALKHGQPIVEVALNAGFNDQPHFQRTFKKLVAATPNQYRFPLLE, from the coding sequence ATGAATCCACCGTCTTCTCCTCTTTTCTGGCGCGATAAGCGCATGCCCCATGTGGAACTGCGTAAAATTTGCGACGCACGGCAAGTCTGCTATGCGCCTCACAGCCATGTGCATTGGTCGCTTGGCGCCGTTACCACTGGCAGAAGCACCTTTAGCTACCAAGGTACGACGTATCAGATTAGCGCAGGTGACTTGGTGATGATGAATCCCCATTGGGTACATGCCTGTAACCCCATTGAGAATCAGCCGTGGGCATACCTGATGCTCTACGTTGATACCGCATGGTTGAGTGAGCTGCGATATCAGATGGGTTTGCTTGAAGCACCTTGCTGGCAGGATATTGCCACCGCTGTGATTACTCAGCCCGAGCTTTTTGCACAATATTGCGATATGGCGTCATGTCTGCTGGACGAGCGTCGTGCTATTGAGGATAAGCAAGTGGTACTAACCGGGTACCTGTCTAGAATTATGCAGATCCTTGCCCAAGAATCTCCCGCGGCATGGCCAACATCTTCCGACACGCTAGAGCAGGTTGCCGTCTATTTACGTAATAATTGTACCGCAGACATTTCGCTTGAAAGTTTATGTCAGCAGTCTGGTTATAGTGCAGGCTACCTGATTCGCGCATTTAAACATCAATACGGGCTAACGCCCCGTGCCTATTTGATCAATCAACGCATCCAGTTAGGGCAACAAGCCCTCAAGCACGGTCAACCTATCGTTGAGGTAGCCCTTAATGCGGGCTTTAATGATCAACCCCACTTTCAACGAACGTTCAAGAAACTAGTGGCGGCCACGCCAAATCAGTATCGCTTTCCGCTGCTCGAATAA
- a CDS encoding LysE family translocator, with protein sequence MNALQLPLLLPMSAFALAASISPGPVNIVCLSSGTNHPISQGLIFVTGATLGFVALFLGIGAGLYSLLDMVPMLDETLRLAGVLFLLYLSYQLLQHDGRLHEQGTDKAPGFMAGAMMQWLNPKAWLASAAGIGAYTSGNEPYQLWLFAGLYLPICWLSLASWVYAGAFLKRYIHRPFILLTINRTLALCLAASAIFLLF encoded by the coding sequence ATGAACGCTTTACAACTGCCCTTGCTTTTACCCATGTCCGCATTTGCCCTTGCTGCGTCGATTTCGCCTGGGCCGGTCAACATCGTTTGCTTGAGTAGCGGCACGAACCACCCCATTAGTCAGGGCCTTATATTTGTAACCGGTGCCACGCTGGGGTTTGTTGCGCTTTTTTTAGGCATTGGCGCAGGGCTTTACTCGCTGCTGGATATGGTACCCATGCTGGATGAGACCTTACGCTTAGCGGGCGTCCTGTTTTTGCTTTACCTCAGCTATCAACTTTTGCAGCACGATGGGCGCTTGCATGAGCAAGGCACCGATAAAGCACCCGGGTTTATGGCAGGCGCCATGATGCAGTGGCTTAATCCCAAAGCATGGCTGGCGTCTGCCGCTGGCATTGGTGCTTATACCAGCGGCAACGAACCCTACCAGCTTTGGCTATTCGCTGGCCTTTACCTGCCTATTTGTTGGCTATCGCTTGCCAGTTGGGTATACGCAGGCGCCTTTCTCAAACGCTATATTCACCGCCCGTTCATCCTGCTAACGATTAACCGCACGCTGGCTCTTTGCCTGGCCGCCAGCGCAATATTTCTATTATTTTGA
- a CDS encoding aspartate/glutamate racemase family protein — protein MKTIGLLGGMSWESTQTYYRLLNQGVAEKLGGFHSAKLVLYSVDFAEIETLQREGDWEAMASILANAACSLAAAGADFLVIGTNTMHKVAAEVEAASGLPLLHIAEATADILAQQGVDRVGLLGTQFTMEQPFYRQRLEARGIEVIVPETEQREAIHRVIYQELCRGTINPTSKAAYLDVVATLAARGAQGVILGCTEIGLLINQSDTPVALFDTTEIHAQRAVAWALADEVAS, from the coding sequence ATGAAAACTATCGGCTTGCTCGGAGGGATGAGCTGGGAGTCCACGCAGACCTATTATCGTTTGCTCAATCAAGGGGTTGCGGAGAAACTGGGGGGCTTTCACTCGGCGAAGCTAGTGCTCTATAGCGTGGATTTTGCCGAGATAGAAACGCTTCAACGCGAAGGCGACTGGGAGGCCATGGCGAGCATTCTGGCCAATGCCGCCTGCTCGCTGGCGGCAGCGGGCGCTGATTTTCTGGTGATCGGCACGAATACCATGCATAAGGTGGCCGCTGAGGTGGAGGCAGCGTCAGGTTTGCCGCTTTTGCATATTGCCGAGGCAACCGCCGATATTCTGGCCCAGCAGGGAGTGGACCGCGTTGGCCTGTTAGGCACCCAGTTCACCATGGAGCAGCCCTTCTACCGGCAGCGACTGGAAGCGCGGGGGATAGAGGTTATCGTGCCTGAGACCGAACAGCGTGAGGCGATTCATCGCGTGATTTATCAGGAGCTCTGCCGGGGAACGATCAACCCCACCTCGAAAGCAGCTTATCTGGACGTAGTGGCGACGCTTGCAGCGCGTGGCGCGCAAGGCGTGATTTTAGGCTGCACCGAGATTGGCTTGTTGATTAACCAGAGCGATACGCCGGTCGCGCTTTTTGACACCACCGAGATCCACGCCCAGCGTGCGGTGGCCTGGGCGCTGGCTGATGAGGTGGCGTCTTAA
- a CDS encoding glutaminase yields MQALIDDIAATMAKAEERGTVADYIPELGHVDPQQFAISLATVDGKVYSAGCATTPFSIQSISKVFTLTIALGQAGDSLWSKVGREPSGDPFNSIVQLEHESGKPRNPFINAGAIAVVDAIMMGHEPKETLAEILNFVRYIADDESIYFDHAVAASEMAHRDRNASLAHFMKAFGHLRHDVDKVLGTYFHQCAIAMSCEQLAHAGLFLASDGINKPSGIRVVAPQRARRINSLMMMCGHYDASGEFAFRVGLPGKSGVGGGILAIAPGQGSIAVWSPGLDAYGNSLLGTQALEMFVQRTGWSVFGH; encoded by the coding sequence ATGCAAGCCTTAATCGACGACATTGCAGCCACCATGGCGAAAGCAGAGGAGCGTGGCACAGTAGCCGACTATATCCCCGAACTGGGTCACGTTGACCCGCAGCAGTTTGCCATTTCGCTCGCCACCGTGGATGGCAAGGTGTATTCGGCGGGCTGTGCCACCACGCCCTTCTCCATCCAGAGCATTTCCAAGGTATTTACGTTAACCATTGCGCTGGGGCAAGCGGGTGACTCACTGTGGTCAAAAGTGGGTCGCGAGCCCTCGGGTGACCCTTTCAACTCGATCGTTCAGCTAGAGCATGAAAGCGGCAAACCGCGAAATCCGTTTATCAATGCCGGGGCCATTGCGGTGGTCGATGCGATCATGATGGGGCATGAGCCCAAAGAAACACTGGCTGAGATCCTTAACTTTGTACGCTATATCGCCGACGATGAAAGCATCTACTTTGACCACGCCGTCGCGGCGTCGGAAATGGCACACCGCGACCGAAACGCCTCGTTAGCGCATTTCATGAAAGCCTTTGGGCATTTACGTCATGATGTCGATAAGGTGCTGGGCACCTACTTTCACCAGTGCGCCATCGCCATGAGTTGTGAGCAGCTCGCCCATGCGGGATTATTTTTGGCTTCGGATGGCATCAACAAGCCCAGCGGTATCCGAGTGGTCGCGCCTCAGCGCGCTCGCCGGATCAACTCGCTGATGATGATGTGTGGCCACTACGACGCCTCTGGTGAATTCGCCTTTCGCGTAGGCTTGCCCGGTAAAAGCGGTGTGGGCGGCGGCATACTGGCCATCGCGCCAGGCCAGGGCTCTATTGCCGTATGGTCACCGGGGCTGGATGCCTACGGCAACAGTTTGCTAGGCACCCAAGCGCTCGAAATGTTTGTGCAGCGAACCGGCTGGTCGGTGTTTGGCCACTAA
- a CDS encoding bifunctional transcriptional activator/DNA repair enzyme AdaA, whose translation MNDYERIEKAMAYMVAQAAAQPKLEAVAAHVHLSAFHFQRLFCRYVGISPKRFLQALTLERGKQLMQSSASLLDIAHSLGLSGGSRLYDHFVQLDAVTPGEHKSQGQGVEIAYGVHATPLGSVFVAVTPRGICRMGFVDTTSAESLLAQLAKEWPLSTIHHHPDATRYAVEALFDKPGDDSASLSLHVTGTNFQIAVWRALLTIPEGQLASYSHIAQALGTPKSSRAVGNAVGANPIALWIPCHRVIQQSGALGGYRWGLEKKQMVQAWELAKVNNESLSPMATS comes from the coding sequence ATGAACGACTATGAACGAATCGAGAAAGCCATGGCTTATATGGTGGCCCAAGCCGCAGCACAGCCTAAGTTGGAAGCGGTGGCCGCGCACGTTCATTTAAGCGCCTTTCACTTCCAGCGCTTGTTCTGCCGCTATGTGGGGATCAGCCCCAAACGCTTTTTGCAGGCGCTGACATTAGAGCGCGGCAAGCAACTGATGCAATCCTCCGCCTCGCTGCTGGATATAGCGCATAGCCTGGGGCTTAGCGGTGGCTCGCGGCTTTACGATCATTTTGTGCAGCTAGACGCCGTCACGCCGGGGGAGCACAAGAGTCAGGGGCAGGGTGTCGAGATTGCTTACGGCGTTCATGCCACGCCCCTGGGCAGTGTGTTCGTGGCGGTCACGCCCCGCGGGATTTGCCGCATGGGGTTTGTGGATACCACCAGCGCTGAATCGCTGCTGGCACAACTTGCCAAGGAATGGCCGCTTAGCACGATTCACCACCATCCTGATGCTACGCGCTATGCGGTGGAGGCGCTTTTCGACAAGCCAGGCGATGACTCAGCTTCTTTGTCGCTGCACGTGACGGGGACTAACTTCCAAATAGCGGTTTGGCGAGCGCTGCTGACCATTCCGGAAGGCCAGTTGGCCAGCTACTCGCATATTGCCCAGGCGCTGGGCACGCCAAAATCTTCCCGCGCGGTGGGAAATGCGGTGGGTGCCAACCCCATTGCACTGTGGATTCCCTGTCATCGGGTGATTCAGCAAAGCGGTGCGCTTGGGGGCTACCGCTGGGGTTTAGAGAAAAAGCAGATGGTGCAGGCCTGGGAGTTGGCAAAGGTCAACAACGAGTCGCTTTCTCCCATGGCCACATCTTAA